The genomic stretch GTTGAGACAACACCAGGTAGCAATTTCACACAAGGCCAATTGCAAACGACTGGAAATGCTTTGGACGTGGCAATTAAGGGCGACGGTATGTTTACGGTCCGTCGTCCAGATGGTCAAGAGGCCTATACCAGAGCTGGTAAGTTCATGGTCAATGAGACGGGTATGTTGATGATTGGTAAAGATATACCGGTAGTAGGTGCTGGTGGAACCATCACGATTCCGATTGGAGCCACAGTTCAAATTGCTGAAGATGGTGCTGTATATACCCAGTTGCCTGGAACGCAGTTCTTGAATCAAGCTGGGAAGCTCAAACTCGTTAATCCAAATACTAACGACCTGGTTCGTGCAGCTGATGGATTATTTGATCTGCCTGGCCAACAGGCCGCAGCAGATCCATTAGTTAGGGTTGTGCAGGGCGCATTCGAAATGAGTAATAACAATCCAACTTTGGCAATGGTGCAAATGATTGATCAGAGTCGACTGTTTGATTTAAATAGTCGTTCAATTACCTTTGCAGACCAAAATGCAAGATCAGCAACTACCTTGCTATCGCTTTCAAGAGCTTAACCAACATTAAATAACAAGAGAAAAAACAATGTTACGTTCCTTATGGATAGCAAAAACAGGCATGGACTCCCAGCAGTTCAACCTGGACGTTATTACCAATAACTTAGCAAACTCATCGACTACTGCTTTTAAGCGTGTACAGCCGATGTTTCAAGATTTGCTCTACACAACATTGCGCTCTGCAGGTTCTGCAGCAAATGCACAAAACCTCTTGCCAACCGGTCTGCAGATCGGTGCTGGAGCTGCAGTTACATCAACTGAACGAAACAA from Polynucleobacter sp. AP-Jannik-300A-C4 encodes the following:
- a CDS encoding flagellar basal body rod protein FlgF, producing MINRYAYTSMTGATASTQQLAVTSNNLANSLTPGFREVISAFRAVPLKGDGVPFTGNGADTRVFSVETTPGSNFTQGQLQTTGNALDVAIKGDGMFTVRRPDGQEAYTRAGKFMVNETGMLMIGKDIPVVGAGGTITIPIGATVQIAEDGAVYTQLPGTQFLNQAGKLKLVNPNTNDLVRAADGLFDLPGQQAAADPLVRVVQGAFEMSNNNPTLAMVQMIDQSRLFDLNSRSITFADQNARSATTLLSLSRA